The window AAGGATCAATCTACTCCTCAATGTATCCAAATCTGGAGGAGTAATGAAAATAAAGAGTGATGATTCACCCATGCAATTTTTAACTGCTTTTGCACCCTGAACATCAATATCCAATACAATATTGTCCCCGTTGGAAATTGCTTCTTTTATAGCACTTTTTGGTGTCCCGTACAAATTATCATAGACAGTTTTGTATTCGATAAAATCATCTTCTTCTATCCTATTCTCAAATTCATTCCTAGTGAGGAAGTAATAAGAAACGCCATGAACTTCATTTCCTCTTTTTTCTCTAGTTGTAGCAGAAACTGAGTATTTTAGGTTTGGAAATTTTTCCATAACCATGCGAATTATAGTACTTTTACCACCCCCCGAAGGAGCGGAAAAAACAATCAATTTACCATTATTCAATGTTTTGTACCTGTTCTCTAATTTTTTCAATAAGTTCTTTCAATTCAACAGACAATCGAGAAATCAAAGTTAGATTTGTTTTAGAAGAGATTGTGTTTGCTTCTCTATGCATCTCCTGAGTTAAGAAGTTTAGTTTCTGCCCTGCAGGATATTCATTTCCCAAAATCTCATCAAATTGATCAATATGGGATTTCATTCTAATAACTTCTTCTGTTATATCAACTTTGTCAGAAATAATTGCAAGTTCCTGGACAAGTCTTTCCTCATCAACTTTCAAATTACCTTGTCCTACTTCAATTCTTTCTTTTAATCTCTCAAATTGGA of the Candidatus Delongbacteria bacterium genome contains:
- the gmk gene encoding guanylate kinase — translated: MNNGKLIVFSAPSGGGKSTIIRMVMEKFPNLKYSVSATTREKRGNEVHGVSYYFLTRNEFENRIEEDDFIEYKTVYDNLYGTPKSAIKEAISNGDNIVLDIDVQGAKAVKNCMGESSLFIFITPPDLDTLRSRLILRNEDKPEIIEKRLQFAKNEISQSDWYDYIVVNDKLDRAVDEIIDILIKENIITYEGIDGRKKI